From Neodiprion pinetum isolate iyNeoPine1 chromosome 7, iyNeoPine1.2, whole genome shotgun sequence, a single genomic window includes:
- the LOC124222784 gene encoding gustatory receptor for bitter taste 66a-like, giving the protein MESLDVTLQTTLGIKTNYKGIYIRLNCEVIVGVLFMFAVSIVDFLVSPSYGQSLMTVLSVSATQHQPIIAIFLLGLNFCTSLRYVKSKFRDLNNGLQELAAGQSATSCYSSEKLFVTSQNIANTISIGGIKKVQVKSLKNDQLRLLREIRKIHWELSKLAIKINSVYGVQNLIIMGLSFVMITGLLYTIYCTVMWESATIETFRNIIPSTTWAIIYAFQIVVISHSCWSTTNEAQRTGEVIYEFFIPKLQDENMQKEIQEFSVQMLQNPVRFNACGFFDMDYTYIQGVIGSVTTYLVILIQMSQLSQSSTSNPPANETGG; this is encoded by the exons ATGGAAAGTTTGGATGTCACGTTGCAAACTACCCTTGGGATTAAAACCAATTACAAAGGAATCTACATTCGTCTAAattgtgaagtaattgtcgGCGTTCTATTCATGTTCGCCGTCAGCATTGTGGATTTTCTCGTGAGCCCGAGTTATGGTCAGTCACTGATGACTGTTCTGAGTGTTTCGGCAACACAGCATCAACCAATAATAGCTATTTTTTTGCTGGGTTTGAACTTCTGCACCTCCTTAAG ATACGTGAAAAGCAAATTTCGAGATTTGAATAACGGTCTGCAGGAATTGGCAGCTGGACAATCTGCCACTTCTTGCTATTCTAGTGAAAAACTATTTGTCACATCTCAGAATATTGCGAATACCATATCCATAGGTGGTATTAAAAAGGTGCAAGTTAAAAGCTTGAAAAACGACCAGCTTCGATTACTACGAGAGATTCG AAAAATTCACTGGGAGCTGAGCAAGTTGGCTATAAAGATAAACAGCGTGTACGGGGTACAAAACTTAATCATCATGGGATTGTCATTTGTAATGATCACTGGATTACTGTACACTATTTACTGTACAGTTATGTGGGAAAGTGCAACAATCGAAACGTTCCGGAACATAATCCCGTCGACGACGTGGGCTATCATTTACGCTTTTCAAATTGTGGTTATCAGTCATTCATGTTGGAGCACCACCAACGAG GCTCAGCGAACTGGAGAAGTTATCTATGAATTCTTCATACCAAAACTACAAGATGAAAATATGCAGAAAGAG ATTCAAGAATTTTCAGTACAGATGCTTCAGAATCCGGTACGGTTCAATGCCTGCGGATTCTTCGATATGGATTACACGTATATTCAAGGT GTGATTGGATCGGTGACGACATACCTAGTAATCCTCATCCAGATGAGTCAGCTATCGCAATCCAGTACTTCCAATCCACCTGCAAACGAAACTGGAGGTTGA
- the LOC124222783 gene encoding gustatory receptor 68a-like translates to MKLPAIKNLSHAFLPTLCINFIFGIGVFEYPSGKPRPILSATLGMINIIFFLCFIELANIPGLTVLMGSKIAAQNCRMFMYFQIGFMIVVMSLSQSGSKRTRNSLRKLQDTNDRLLMFGISSDYKLILKDQLVRNSIALILVVTIIVLDLRYTALDIPSKFERENLLICAHHLLIFDYVIDSSYISGIRYFHNRFQRLNYHLEESDLQKNFDTQHNVESENLFPRHSSILNEIHGNLRSYKLADNKWLLHLIREMRKIHRDLCNMARELHKGSEILILISVTLSFCITVGLLYVSYCVAITSITFYDVMGGITCFLWAAFYSFKIFLIVDSCSKTSNEAMRTGVLIQELLDPMEIHNGNIRDEINIFTLQLLQNPLCFTANGFFVLDYQLIRGIIGSVTTFLVILIQMGSIYDRKTLDVADIQQK, encoded by the exons ATGAAGTTACcggcgataaaaaatttgagtcATGCATTTTTGCCAACCCTTTGCATCAATTTCATATTTGGAATTGGTGTGTTTGAGTATCCTTCGGGCAAACCGCGACCCATATTATCAGCCACGTTGGGGATgataaatatcattttttttctgtgttttATCGAGCTAGCTAACATACCAGGATTAACGGTGCTCATGGGATCAAAAATTGCAGCCCAAAACTGCCGAATGTTCATGTATTTTCAAATTGGCTTCATGATAGTTGTCATGTCTCTATCACAGTCTGGTTCAAAG CGTACTAGAAACAGCCTTCGCAAGCTCCAGGATACGAATGACCGACTTCTGATGTTCGGAATCTCTAgtgattataaattaattttaaaggATCAACTTGTCAGAAACAGCATCGCTTTAATCTTGGTCGTTACCATTATAGTTTTGGATTTACGTTACACTGCGCTTGACATACCCAGCAAATTTGAGCGGGAGAATCTCCTGATATGTGCGCATCATTTGTTGATTTTCGATTACGTCATTGACTCTAGCTACATAAGCGGCATTAG ATATTTTCACAACAGATTCCAACGCCTGAATTACCACCTAGAAGAATCGGatttgcagaaaaattttgacacacAGCATAATGTGGAGTCGGAAAATCTATTTCCCCGCCATTCCTCGATATTAAATGAAATCCATGGCAACTTAAGGAGCTACAAGCTTGCAGACAACAAGTGGCTGCTGCACCTTATAAGAGAAATGAG AAAAATACATCGAGATCTTTGCAACATGGCGAGAGAATTGCACAAGGGTTCCGAAATCCTGATTCTCATTTCAGTAACATTATCTTTCTGCATAACAGTCGGACTACTCTACGTATCTTACTGCGTTGCCATAACTTCAATTACATTCTACGATGTGATGGGTGGCATAACCTGTTTTTTGTGGGCCGCATTTTACagcttcaaaatttttctcattgttgATAGCTGCTCAAAAACGAGCAACGAG GCTATGCGGACTGGAGTATTGATTCAGGAATTACTAGACCCAATGGAAATCCACAATGGAAATATACGGGATGAG ATCAACATCTTTACTCTTCAGCTGCTGCAAAATCCCCTCTGCTTTACAGCGAATGGCTTCTTCGTACTGGATTATCAGCTGATTCGTGGT ATCATCGGGTCAGTGACCACTTTTCTTGTCATTCTAATTCAAATGGGAAGTATATATGATCGCAAGACTCTCGACGTTGCAGACATACAACAAAAGTAA